One window of Thermodesulfovibrionales bacterium genomic DNA carries:
- a CDS encoding thioredoxin domain-containing protein, translating to MAAGPTVKKLMEAYKGKIRLIIKNYPYKYRDFSRMAAEASLAALDQGKYWEMHDMLLKKSPQLDRDSLIKYARELGLDMKAFTDSLDKMKHATMIERDTKLAVDLDLYNTPTYFINGRKVIGNRPYEYLKKIVEEELKGARK from the coding sequence GTGGCGGCCGGTCCGACCGTCAAGAAGCTCATGGAAGCTTATAAGGGCAAAATACGCCTCATCATAAAGAATTATCCCTATAAATACCGTGACTTCTCTCGTATGGCGGCGGAGGCCTCATTGGCCGCTTTGGACCAGGGGAAATACTGGGAGATGCATGATATGCTTCTCAAGAAATCTCCCCAGCTCGATAGGGACAGCCTCATTAAATACGCCCGGGAGCTCGGTTTGGATATGAAGGCGTTCACTGATTCCCTCGATAAAATGAAGCATGCAACCATGATAGAACGAGATACGAAGCTCGCCGTCGACCTCGATTTGTATAATACGCCGACCTACTTTATCAACGGCAGAAAGGTCATAGGCAACAGGCCATACGAGTATCTGAAAAAAATCGTAGAGGAGGAACTCAAGGGTGCAAGAAAATAG
- a CDS encoding formate dehydrogenase subunit gamma — protein MDRMIRKSNAFEILNHWVLAISCIVLAVQGYGFLFHIEGIGSFFGGFNSMRALHNYLGIVFSVSLFFTLFFYLKESLTFDADDMRWIAVLGGYLSHKVKTPPMGKLNTGQKFFYLAVLIFGIGIAASGFVFWLMPGDKQLVMYAHVVHNVCFVVLMMAIPAHIYLGSLANPGTLRIMIYGTVPYTWARKRHPKWIAEVEGEAHKT, from the coding sequence ATGGATAGAATGATCAGAAAGTCCAATGCATTCGAGATCCTGAACCACTGGGTGCTGGCGATAAGCTGTATTGTCCTTGCGGTTCAGGGATACGGATTCCTCTTCCATATAGAAGGGATCGGATCATTTTTCGGCGGATTCAACTCCATGAGGGCATTGCACAATTATCTCGGCATCGTATTCTCCGTCTCCCTTTTCTTCACCCTCTTCTTTTACCTTAAGGAGTCGCTGACCTTCGATGCTGATGACATGAGATGGATAGCCGTGCTCGGCGGTTATCTCTCCCACAAGGTGAAGACGCCCCCGATGGGGAAGCTGAATACGGGCCAGAAGTTCTTCTATCTCGCTGTGCTCATCTTCGGAATCGGCATCGCCGCATCGGGGTTCGTTTTTTGGCTCATGCCCGGAGACAAGCAACTCGTGATGTACGCCCACGTGGTTCACAACGTCTGCTTTGTGGTTCTCATGATGGCGATACCCGCTCACATATACCTCGGATCGCTTGCGAATCCCGGGACCTTGAGAATCATGATCTATGGAACCGTGCCTTATACGTGGGCCAGAAAGCGACATCCTAAATGGATAGCAGAGGTGGAAGGCGAAGCACATAAAACCTGA